aaaaaaatctaaattttgagttaaacgaatcgagttattcaattttttttttaaatttcgagtttgaaTCAAGTTAAGTTTTcgaattcaaataacttaaataatccGAATAAActgaatatcaaactataatattttacttttttaccccaaacccccaaacatttttacttttcttaCAAACCTTTTACTCCTCACTTTCcctccaaaacttttactcattCCCACTTTCCTTcaaaaacttttactcccctcccatcTCACCCcccccatctaccccaaactcatttctttccaattttttttaaaatattttctctctaaaatttttctcaccccatttattttccccaaaaaattTACTCTCCAAAACCCCCTACAAACTTTTACTCCTCTTTCGTCCCACCCCCATCGACCCCAAACCCATCCCccccctcaaaattttttttgaatattttccttccaaaattttactcccaaaaatccccaaaactttttatttttcccctaaatatttacttttcacTCTTTacctcaaatcaaaatcaaaatcatccaaaaaaatctctaaactcaaatagtaataattttatttatatatagtgTTGTAACTTAGAATTTTGATATGGATTATCCTAGTGGTATCCATAACATTGTTATTTCAAATGCAATTTAATTTGAggtcattttatttaatatactatttatattattgaattttaatcatattgaatctttatattaaaattaaattattaatgatgtCATAAAATAtctatgttaaaatttttatgttagtatcaatttcacattttatctttaaaataattttattaaaattacattttacatttaatatatttttaatttcaaaatacttaATGATAAGAATcgaagataattgaagcaactagTAAACAAAAAAGCTAAcccatatataaaatattaataaataaattatgaggtgatgaaagttaataacaaatttgatttgagaaaattttaaattgagttaatatttaaaatatgattggTCAacactagaggtgctcatgggccgggcctagaaaaaaaatttaggcccgcgtcctaggcccggcccgaaaCATGGGCCTCAAATTTTATCCAGGCCCAGCCcgagaaaaaaatttctaagcccAAGACTgtcccatttttttaataaacactaaaaatttatttttaaaataaaaaataaaaaagtattttaaaaatattttaaaaataaataaaaaatatatttattatatatttaggatgggccaaaaaagtggtgcccgagatCTGGtccgttttttaaacgggcctcatttttttacctaaaattatatttcgGACCTATACTTTTACCCGAACCCTTCCATACGGAGGAGTCAACACCCAGTTGGgcgaaaaaagaaaattaggtgAGTAGTTTACccattattataatatatattttcttccATCTTATTATCAGTACTATAAAAACAACACACGAAGAAGACGATGTAGAAAACCAGAAAACTCAAGGTATTTACGAGAATTAAGCAATAACAATGGAAGGGATAGGGCACCGaatgattaaagtgaatggCATAAACATTCACGTAGCTGAAAAAGGTGAAGGTCCAGTCATCCTTTTCCTCCATGGCTTCCCTGAGCTTTGGTATTCATGGCGTCACCAAATCCTCGCTTTATCTTCCATGGGTTACCGAGCCGTTGCTCCCGATTTGAGAGGCTACGGTGACTCGGATGCTCCCGACTCAGTGGAAAGTTACACTTGTTTCCACATAATCGGCGATTTGGTGGAGCTGATAGACGTATTGGATCCGGATGTAGGCAAGGTGTTTGTTGTTGGGCATGACTGGGGAGCTTACATGGCTTGGTTATTGTGTCTGTTTAGGCCTGATAAAGTGAAAGCTTTGGTCAATTTAAGCGTGCCGTTTATAAGGTTTGATCGGGAAATTAATCCCGTTGGTGTCTGGAAAGCTGTTTACGGCGACGATTATTACATATCTAGATTTCAGGTAATTTTATCAAACACCTTAGATACAGATAGTTATTTTacggtttttatttttatttttttttgcaataaaATCTATGTTTTCGCTAGATTTGACCAGGATTCATATGTAGAGAGagttaatataacttttagtacctgaattttataattaggttcattttgGTATCTGTTTTCTTTTCCACTTTTATTCCTAAACTTGTCAACTAAGACCAGTATGATTATCAAACACATTAGATATATAAATCATTTTTTCGCAACCGTAATTTAAATCCCAAATCTAGTTTTGCATTAGATATGTCCTGGTTTTATACTTTTAGTCcctgaatttaataatttggtttattttggtACTTATATTTGTTTTGGTCCACTTTAATATCTAAACTTGTCAATTAAGTCTATTTTGATTCTTAAACTTGCCAAATGTGACTTGACACTCTTCATAGTGTCGTATCAACAAAAATTTGATGAAATCCAAAtttaatgatcaaaataaacttaattgtaaaattcaagTACCAAAGTGAACCTCAGAAAAAAATTACAGATACCAAAATGGACCTAATCATCAAGTTTAGagactaaaaattatattaaaccaTGTATATGTACTCCCTCTAGATTTCAACTTTTTCAGCTATGGAATCAATGTTTATCTTAACTAACTATGATGTCCTTATCGGCAACCGCAATTTAAATCCCGGGTTTGGTGAGGTTTGATACAAGATTTCAAGTAGAATTATGAAGAATACAAGTTACATACAAAGTTCCTATTTGctatttcgattttttttccttatcttAATTATGGTATCTGCATCCACGATTTCAATTCGATTTTGCATTGGATTTGGCAAGGTTTTATTATTGGAACTGAGAAGACtgtttgatgtatatatatatgtatacgtaTATTAATATAACTACAGGAATATGGAGAAATAGAAGGTGAATTTGCAGAGGTTGGAGTGGAGAGAGTTGTGAAGGAATATTTGTGTGATTTTCCAGTTTTGTTGCCAAAAGGGAAACTATTCAAACGTCCATTAGATGAACCGATTACATTGCCTTCTTGGTTGTCTGAGGAAGAAGCCAATTACTATGTCACTGTATTCCAGAAAACTGGCTTCACTTGTCCAATCAACTATTACAGAAACCTTGGCAGGTATGTGTACGTGTATATATGGGATAATtgttggtaaaagtatcataggaTAGAGGTCTTATATTAAGAGTGGGATTGTATTTTATCTCTTCtattgaaaaagggaaaattaatcattatactttaaattaaatagcaaaccggtcattctgttaaaagttccatctatttctattgttaaaaataggTTCTTATATGTCAGAATGAGATATATGAGGCATGCTACATATCACAGTTTGGTTTTTTTGTCTACCATACCAGTTTTTAACCGTacaatgaaatttttatcaaaaaggaccaaattgctcTTTAAATTGACAtgcagggactaatttgcccatttttttagtagaagtgataaaatgcaatctgactcttaAACTTCCATGATTATTTTACTGATAATTATTCGAGTATGTGCACCTATAAGCTTTTTCTTTGTTCTCATAGAGTGTTGGATAAGGTTAGACTTGTCAATTCTAATTCAAGCTCAGTTAGATCAATCCAAATTCAAGCCTAACTCAATCCAAATTTTCTGTAAATATTGGAAAtcttaaaactaaaatgactcGGACTTGAAACAATCCAAATCCAACATGATCAAAAAGACAACTCCTCATGCTAAATGATTCGAACAAATAACCCTAACCAACCCAATTCTGATCCAAACACGTAATGACCTAACTCAAAAAATCCAAGTTTCAAATCCATATGAACTCGAATCCAAAATAGCAATATTGACAAATTTGTTTGTTGAGTAGGTGATGTTGAGATTGTATTTTGGgtgtgttttgttttgttggCAGGAATTGGGAGCTGTTGGGACCATGGGTGGGTAGTAAGATCAAAACACTAGCTAAGTTCATTGTAGGTGATAAGGATTTGGCTTATGGAATGACAGGGATGAAAGAATACATTCACAATGGTGGGTTCAAAGAAGATGTGCCATCTTTGGAGCAAGTGGTGGTAATGAAAGGTGTCAGCCATTTCATTAACATGGAAAAACCAGAAGAGATTAGCAGCCACATATATGATTTCTTTTGCCAATTccattgaaaaaataaataaaaatcttgtaaaagtaccatgaaagCCCTTATACTAGGAGTTGAATTGCATCTTGTTCTCCctactaaaaaaatgagcaaattagtccttatatgcTAGGTCAAAGAACAAATtggtctttttgttaaaaattttatccactTTTACTGTTAAAATTGATCCTTGTGTaacaatttgattattttgttagccacaccagtttttaatagtagaaatggataaaaaaatttaattgaaaaattagttaGCTCTTAGATTTAATGTGTAagaactaatttactcatttttaataaatagggTAATATGCCATCTTGCTCTTAATATAGGGGTATCTATGGTACTTTCACCATAAAAAATCATGTATTTCAAGCTTTTAGTGTAATAAAAACTTGGCTAAAATCCAAGTGACGAAaagcttattttattatttacgtTGAAAAGTGTTATCAGAACAtacattttgaaaaaataaaatatccattttaaGTATAATGAGCCAAAAGCACTTAAAAGTAAAAGCTTTGACGTTTTAACTTGTGTTAAAATCTCACTATAAAAACattgtttgattaaaaaaaagtcCTTTCTTACTATTGTTTTTGACTTGAAATCATGTTTCAGAAACATGGTTTGATTTGGAAAACCTTAATGCtaatatttttggttaattctATTATAGGTCTTCAAacaatagatttaattctaaattGATCCTAAAACGTTTTAATTGAGTCCTTTCTATCATATTAGTTATAGTCTTTTGTCAGTTTAACTATTAAGCTCAAGTTTGACATGAAAATACATTTGTTTAATTGTAAAGACCAtaaattaaatccaaattttatttacatgACATGAAgcatatttatacttaaattaaacactatttttatttacacGGGTAGGGAGTGTTAAGTCGCTTggtgaattaaaaattaatataattataaaattatcttttgtcCTTTTAAATTGTCTATACTCTCCATAGAGTAAGACCATAGTCAACAATACCCAACTTGATTCTTTAAGAGTAAAGCCTTAATGACAGAATTAGCCTCTAATATTTgcatattttgtcaaaataattttaattgtacttttaaacttttttccattaacttttgttttttttcaatatgcttttttaacatatttaatgaaAGTAccgttaaaaaattaatagagatgatgtaaaattcatatgtgaaatattttaatgatgtaatttattactaagataacccaataagataattacatgtgaaaaaataataaaataaataaataatacattaaattaaaaataactcttaattttaaaaaataaacataattatctaATAAAATTAACCGTAAAAACCTTCTTAGtaaataaatgtataataaacatatgaaagattaaaaccttttgaaaaaaaaattgaaactttgaatttattcattaaatctgttaaaaaacagattgaaaaaataataaaggttaATGACTAAAAAACctcaaaatacaattaaaatcattttaacaaaacatataaacGTTAGcagtcaaatttatcattaagccAAAACTAATCTAAAACCTCCTTTTTAAGATTAAGAAATAGAAGCATAAtagatgaaataaattaaacaacCCTTTAGACAAACtcaatgaataaaattaaattaaaaatcagatTTGAGTCTGACATATTGAGATTTGCAAGAAGGAAGCactttttcccccttttttaaACCTATAAACAAACAAAGAGTGGGTAGGGATCTTGACTATCGAACTgctgtttttctatttatagtttaaaaaaaaaaatctagctAAGGGATAAACCTTCCAATCTAAATCGTACACGAAATTTAAATCAATTGGTTCATACAAACAACTATCTATCCGTAAAAAATGACATTAAGTTTGATATTCGTTCGGTAAGAAGATATCTCAATGGTGGTACATTGAAAAAACCTAACAAGGTGGTGCAATAATATACATAACATCATTGTCATGGCAAACAGGGAATACATAGAACCTGAGGAAAAACTCAAGTTAGGCATGGTCGAAACACCGACATCGACATTCAGACATTGTTTGTCCTAAATAGATTTAGTCAATTCAAAAggcaaacaacaacaacaacaacaaaaaaaaaaacaatgccTTGGTATTTTTAAGCgggaaaaaaagatgaaaaacacCAATGCAGAATCAAAACAATCATGTCCTACTAGTACAAACTTATGGTACATGATAATCGTTAAAAGCTCAACATACTTACAATTAGTAAAACCCGGGAGGAGGACTGTTAGGTTTCTAATGAAGTTCTATCGTCTGGACCGGCGAGCATGATCTGGAAGATTTGTTTAGCAGCGGAAAGAAAAACGTGGTGAGCAAATTGAATGGATTTCATTGGTTTGTATTCAAAACATGATGAATGTTTACAAGCAAGAATTTGGAGAACTACTACTTACATTGCAGTCAAAAGCAAATCTCCGGGCAAGCATGATGGCTGCATTTCGATCTCTCTCTGATTCAAATGCTAATACAACCGAAAATCCTTTCTTTGCTAGCCAAAACAATGCCTGAGTGGCAGCGTTTCCGCCACCTCGGACTCCACAGAGCTAAAGCATAATCATAACATATGAGAAACTAAACAAAGTTATGTGCAACGGATATGAATGTATCAGAAATGTCATGTTTCGTATCGATGTGGTTGCATGCAATTCTCGTTctattccttttctttattcttttttcaaaCTATTCAGTAAATttcttctaaaaaataaaacccaatagaaaaaagaaacaacgTAAAGGATATTCGCAGAACTATCTTCAGAGCGAATATTTCTCCGTTTTTCGCTTTTCCCATTAGAGAAACATCAAAGCATTTCTTTTTAATGAGAATTTACGAGACTTGGTACCTGCATTGCACTGGAATAATACTCTTTAGCAATTGCAGTCTTTCCTTTACGTAGCTTCATCCTCATCTTTCCTACATGTAGTACATGAATGGATTCTGATGGTTGATCTACACCATTCATTTGGGTAACAATGACCTGCAAAATAGTATAACGgtgatgatataaaatattagaagCCGAAATAGATTGTTAAAAATCTTTACAGAAGACATGGGAAACATTTTTGCGATCCATTCATTTAGGGAACAACTCCCTATAAACATcaataaaaagcaaaaacaaaggactaaatagttaaattttcaCCAAATACAAGTAACATATTTTGATCTATCCAGTAAGATAATAGAGCCTATTTAGTCAATGAGAAGGGTTAATGACAAAGAGGTCTGAGGGATTGCTTATGGTTCAAAATTCAAcactatttttctaaaattttaaggtttcaaGGTACAAGGGATTGTTTAGGGTTCAAATTTCTAACAAGGACAAGAAGTTTAGCTAAAAGAATCAATGACCAAATCCAAGTCAATCCTGAAAAATAAAGTCTACTATACATTTAGCTATATACAGGAGGACATTTTAAAGTAGGAAATCATACATTGAATTCAACATCGTGTTTCCGCACAAGTGCCTCCACATAGTTTCCCAAACCCGCAGCTGCATTTACCAATAAAGAAACtaaagttataaatttgaacaaataaggagaaataaaatacaaaaaacttGTAAAAcaaggtttttaaaaaataataataattagccATAGAAAAGCCAATAGCAAACCTGGATCAATGGCACCAGTAGTAGTCAATTTGATCAGCTGGCCATCATAAATAATCTCAGCCTGCAGGCTTCGACCAACGTCAAAAGGCTCTGGAGCATAAACAGATTTGCAAGCACCTGGATATAGCAAGGTAGATGAACGAAATCAGatccaaaaaggaaaaagaaaagatcatTCATTGCCCACAACAGTCGGATATTAGCATCTTGATCTAGTAATGGTTACTTCATTAATGTTCTCAATTCATCCATGACTTAGTCTTCTTTCTCCTATGATAAACTATTCGATTTTCAGTATCATAAATAACATGTTTTCCCATTGGATAATATATGCGTTCAGACCACTTAATG
The nucleotide sequence above comes from Gossypium raimondii isolate GPD5lz chromosome 13, ASM2569854v1, whole genome shotgun sequence. Encoded proteins:
- the LOC105782778 gene encoding uncharacterized protein LOC105782778, yielding MEGIEHRMVKVNGINIHIAEKGEGPVILFLHGFPELWYSWRHQILALSSMGYRAVAPDLRGYGDSDAPDSVESYTCFHVIGDLVELINVVDPDEGKVFVVGHDWGAILGWYLCMFRPDKVKALVNLSVPFLRFHPEIKPVGFWKSYYGSDHYISRFQEYGEIEGEFAEIGVERVLKGYLSDFPVLLPKGKLFKRPLDEENTLPCWLSEEEANYYVTKFQKTGFTGPLNFYRNLNRNWELLKPWVGSKIKTPAKFIMGDKDLVYGVPGMKDYIHNGGFQEDVPSLQQVVVMEGVGHFINMEKPDEINQYIYDFFTQFHSITMEGIGHRMIKVNGINIHVAEKGEGPVILFLHGFPELWYSWRHQILALSSMGYRAVAPDLRGYGDSDAPDSVESYTCFHIIGDLVELIDVLDPDVGKVFVVGHDWGAYMAWLLCLFRPDKVKALVNLSVPFIRFDREINPVGVWKAVYGDDYYISRFQEYGEIEGEFAEVGVERVVKEYLCDFPVLLPKGKLFKRPLDEPITLPSWLSEEEANYYVTVFQKTGFTCPINYYRNLGRNWELLGPWVGSKIKTLAKFIVGDKDLAYGMTGMKEYIHNGGFKEDVPSLEQVVVMKGVSHFINMEKPEEISSHIYDFFCQFH